A window of Euwallacea fornicatus isolate EFF26 chromosome 13, ASM4011564v1, whole genome shotgun sequence contains these coding sequences:
- the LOC136342876 gene encoding ejaculatory bulb-specific protein 3-like, with protein MVKLIKIHLHVTLLVVCLTLISLAKGYAAAELTTRPAISDEALEKSLTDKRYLQRQLKCALGEAACDPVGRRLKSLAPLVLRGACPQCSDQEKKQIKKVLAYVQVNFPKEWNKMLQTYSSG; from the exons ATGGTTAAATTGATAAAG ATCCATCTTCACGTAACCCTTCTGGTGGTTTGTTTGACTTTAATCTCTCTGGCAAAAGGGTACGCAGCTGCAGAATTAACCACTAGACCTGCGATCTCCGACGAAGCTCTGGAAAAGTCTTTAACGGACAAACGGTACCTTCAAAGGCAGTTAAAATGCGCCCTGGGAGAGGCAGCCTGCGATCCTGTAGGAAGACGtcttaaaa GTTTGGCTCCGCTAGTCCTGAGAGGGGCCTGCCCTCAATGTAGTGACCAGGAAAAGAAGCAGATCAAGAAAGTCTTAGCTTATGTGCAAGTCAACTTCCCCAAAGAGTGGAATAAAATGTTGCAGACTTATTCCTCCGGTTAA
- the LOC136342866 gene encoding E3 ubiquitin-protein ligase RNFT2-like: protein MSGNNQSNAPFQRSQSADFAIQQPRHGLLMAHSSGTLPTISSPTNFQRRTFEGARNLRDSFNSTMRQIEPLVETARNVRQNVFTLSELLSHSSATEGSNVNVSVNGHENNPPPVSLNYVSINLEGASTNESPSQNDIISNNSPQEHVQIRGEDIEVGENAADRANVNPLETQQALQVILKYVPFLLILLAKAVYDFHEGIFILVILFATFSHANTTVKHEALKRARRSKFILALELFYIVVCILAIHLLFEDDLHNFNVVLNLVLIRSFTHPLTVLNLLWIVTITDFTLKLITVMIKIGMTMLPGKIIDFKKRGKIYLFIEALSQLYRSIATIQPWLYYLLESYQGPEKIVAVFLSAFYMISKGSDLMYKVRLLKTACFKLLQTVSLGTSPSKEQIQTAGDHCPICHDNYDTPVLLQCRHIFCESCVSTWFDREQTCPLCRAKIVDDPSWRDGSTSYFIQLF from the exons ATGAGTGGTAACAACCAATCAAATGCACCATTCCAACGAAGCCAATCTGCTGattttgcaattcaacaaCCAAGACACGGACTTTTAATGGCACATTCCAGTGGCACCTTACCTACAATCTCTTCACCTACTAACTTTCAACGCAGAACTTTTGAGGGTGCTAGAAACTTGCGAGATAG TTTCAACAGTACAATGCGCCAAATTGAACCTTTGGTTGAGACTGCACGGAATGTTAGACAAAATGTGTTTACATTGTCAGAATTGCTGTCTCATTCATCTGCTACAGAAGGAAGTAATGTTAATGTTTCAGTGAATGGGCATGAAAATAATCCTCCGCCTGTGTCATTGAACTACGTATCTATCAATCTGGAAG GAGCCTCCACCAATGAGTCACCAAGCCAAAATGACATAATTTCCAATAATAGCCCACAAGAACATGTTCAAATCCGAGGGGAAGATATTGAAGTAGGAGAAAATGCAGCTGATAGAGCAAATGTCAATCCCTTAGAAACGCAACAGGCCTTACAA GTAATACTCAAATATGTACCATTCTTGCTTATTCTGCTTGCCAAAGCAGTGTATGATTTCCATGAAGGAATATTCATCCTGGTAATCTTATTCGCAACATTTTCACATGCCAATACGACAGTCAAACATGAAGCACTCAAAAGGGCCAGAAGAAGCAAATTCATTCTAGCCttagaattattttatattgtgGTATGTATATTGGCAATTCATCTCTTGTTTGAAGACGATTTGCACAACTTTAACGTGGTTTTGAATCTAGTGTTGATACGGTCGTTTACGCATCCTTTGACTGTTTTAAATCTCTTGTGGATTGTAACCATTACTG ATTTTACTTTGAAGTTGATAACTGTTATGATTAAGATTGGAATGACTATGTTACCAGGCAAGATTATTGACTTCAAAAAAAGG ggcaaaatttatttgtttattgaagCATTGTCGCAGTTGTATCGAAGCATAGCGACAATTCAGCCTTGGTTATACTATTTGTTAGAGTCCTATCAGGGACCAGAGAAAATCGTGGCCGTATTTTTATCAGCCTTTTACATGATATCAAAAGGGTCAGATTTGATGTATAAAGTCCGGCTTCTCAAGACTGCCTGCTTCAAATTACTGCAAACCGTG tCGCTCGGCACGTCCCCAAGCAAAGAACAAATCCAAACCGCCGGCGATCATTGCCCTATTTGCCACGACAATTACGACACACCGGTGTTGCTACAATGTCGCCATATCTTCTGCGAAAGTTGCGTTTCCACGTGGTTTGATAGAGAGCAAACTTGTCCTTTGTGCAGGGCGAAAATTGTTGATGATCCGTCTTGGCGGGACGGATCAACGTCATATTTTATTCAgttgttttaa